A genomic stretch from Vibrio algarum includes:
- the murI gene encoding glutamate racemase, with translation MNHNIPPTILIFDSGVGGLSVFYEIQKVLPHANYIYVFDDMGYPYGELAPDILIERVNEMLRYVVDLHRVDIVVIGCNTASTIVLPSLREFLSVPVVGVVPAIKPASLISNTAVGLIATPATVKREYTHNLIRDYLLDVPIKLLGTTELVDMAENKLKGKPVCLVSLQRVLQPLIGKIDVAVLGCTHFPLLRNEIKHVFGNEIRIIDSGEAIARRVQSLINNSYIARAKNNNRKCIAYNSAPTIEGALNITFKKMGFEAIERIPTQDV, from the coding sequence ATGAATCACAATATACCTCCAACTATACTCATCTTCGACTCGGGCGTTGGTGGGTTATCTGTCTTTTACGAAATTCAAAAAGTATTGCCTCATGCAAATTACATTTATGTATTTGATGATATGGGTTACCCCTATGGCGAACTTGCTCCAGACATACTCATCGAAAGAGTGAATGAGATGCTGCGCTATGTTGTTGATCTGCATCGCGTCGATATCGTTGTTATTGGGTGTAATACTGCAAGTACTATAGTGTTACCGTCTTTACGTGAATTTTTATCCGTACCGGTCGTTGGTGTTGTACCTGCTATAAAGCCCGCTTCTCTCATTTCAAACACTGCAGTAGGTCTTATTGCTACGCCTGCAACGGTAAAGAGAGAGTACACACATAATCTGATTAGGGATTATTTGCTTGATGTTCCTATTAAGTTATTGGGTACAACAGAACTTGTCGATATGGCGGAAAATAAATTAAAAGGAAAGCCTGTCTGTTTAGTGTCATTGCAGCGTGTATTACAGCCGTTGATCGGAAAAATTGATGTAGCGGTTCTTGGCTGCACACACTTCCCATTGCTAAGAAATGAAATAAAGCATGTATTCGGTAATGAAATACGAATTATTGATTCAGGGGAGGCGATAGCAAGAAGAGTACAATCGCTAATTAACAATAGTTATATAGCGCGGGCGAAAAATAATAACCGGAAGTGCATTGCTTACAATAGTGCTCCTACGATTGAAGGAGCACTAAATATAACGTTTAAAAAAATGGGTTTTGAAGCTATTGAGAGGATTCCGACTCAGGATGTTTAG
- a CDS encoding TonB-dependent receptor domain-containing protein, which translates to MSTNIVKYTRLGGIDWYENDISKSTATYEKTKQDNLAYYAMAFYNRESVSAEANVRSDDNEEYGVNNTWQLGLGWKATKDIKLTGSAGTAFKAPSFNDLYFPLQCYPPFGCFGGNEDLLPEESTSVEFGIEGAFDIADVRLALFKQEIDNMIVWGNTPENVNEAEINGIELTSDFTTGSFDHTLILEYLDPKNKITGKQLRRRAKHVVKWNISYFAENWQGDLSYLYQGKRYEDSDNLEELAAYSLVDLAASYFVTDSLTLKARVANIFDEDYVLSESLNSTDGEYYPFNTQGRSYYVTANYQF; encoded by the coding sequence ATGTCTACCAACATAGTGAAGTATACTCGTTTGGGGGGGATAGATTGGTACGAAAATGACATATCTAAGTCGACAGCAACTTATGAGAAAACAAAACAAGATAATCTTGCGTATTATGCAATGGCTTTCTATAACCGAGAGTCTGTTTCCGCTGAGGCAAATGTAAGGTCTGATGATAATGAAGAGTATGGTGTAAATAATACCTGGCAGCTAGGCCTAGGATGGAAGGCAACTAAAGATATCAAGTTAACGGGTAGTGCTGGTACAGCATTCAAAGCCCCTTCTTTTAATGACTTATATTTTCCTTTGCAGTGTTATCCTCCATTTGGTTGTTTTGGTGGTAATGAGGATCTTTTGCCAGAAGAATCAACAAGCGTTGAGTTTGGGATAGAAGGAGCTTTTGATATCGCTGATGTGCGCCTTGCTCTGTTTAAGCAAGAAATTGACAATATGATAGTGTGGGGTAATACACCTGAGAATGTAAATGAAGCGGAAATTAACGGTATTGAATTGACATCAGATTTTACAACTGGATCCTTTGATCACACTTTGATTTTGGAATACTTGGACCCTAAAAATAAGATTACAGGAAAACAGCTACGCCGTAGAGCAAAACACGTTGTTAAGTGGAATATCAGTTATTTTGCGGAAAATTGGCAAGGAGATTTAAGTTACCTTTACCAAGGAAAACGTTATGAAGATAGCGATAACCTTGAAGAATTAGCTGCTTATTCATTAGTAGACTTAGCTGCAAGCTATTTTGTTACGGATTCTCTAACGCTAAAAGCCCGCGTGGCAAATATTTTCGATGAAGATTATGTATTGTCAGAAAGTCTTAATAGTACAGATGGGGAATATTACCCATTTAATACTCAAGGTCGTAGTTACTATGTTACAGCAAATTACCAGTTCTAA
- the sthA gene encoding Si-specific NAD(P)(+) transhydrogenase: MARKTHFDVIVIGSGPGGEGAAMGLTKAGLNVAIIEKENSVGGGCTHWGTIPSKALRHAVSRIIEFNSNPIFSRNSSNVHASFSDILSHAKTVIDKQTRLRQGFYDRNQCDLIFGKAHFVEKNKVAVQQPDGSLEYYTADKFVIATGSRPYQPADVDFNHPRVYDSDSILSLGHTPRNIIIYGAGVIGCEYASIFRGLDVKTDLINTRDRLLSFLDNETSDALSYHFWNSGVVIRNDETYEKVEATDDGVVIHLQSGKKMRADCLLYANGRTGNTDKLNLEAVGLTPDSRGSLGINKKYQTEVEHIYAVGDVIGYPSLASAAYDQGRFVAQNIVKGKADTHLIEDIPTGIYTIPEISSVGKTEQELTAAKVPYEVGRSSFKHLARAQIAGKDIGSLKILFHRETKEILGIHCFGERAAEIIHIGQAIMEQKGKANNIEYFVNTTFNYPTMAEAYRVAALNGLNRLF, translated from the coding sequence ATGGCTCGAAAAACTCACTTTGATGTGATCGTAATTGGTAGTGGTCCTGGAGGTGAAGGGGCTGCAATGGGTTTAACCAAAGCAGGTTTAAATGTCGCCATTATTGAAAAGGAAAATAGTGTTGGGGGAGGATGTACCCACTGGGGGACTATTCCTTCGAAAGCACTAAGGCACGCAGTTAGCCGAATCATCGAGTTTAATAGTAACCCGATATTTAGCCGAAACAGTAGTAATGTCCACGCTTCTTTCTCCGATATTCTTAGCCATGCTAAAACCGTTATTGATAAACAAACTCGCCTACGCCAAGGTTTTTACGATCGCAATCAATGCGACCTTATTTTTGGCAAAGCTCATTTTGTAGAAAAGAATAAAGTGGCAGTGCAGCAGCCGGATGGAAGCCTAGAATACTATACTGCCGATAAATTTGTGATCGCCACTGGCTCAAGACCTTATCAGCCAGCAGATGTTGACTTCAATCACCCTCGTGTTTATGACAGTGATTCCATACTATCTTTAGGGCATACACCCAGAAATATCATTATTTACGGTGCAGGCGTCATTGGGTGTGAATATGCGTCAATATTTAGAGGCTTAGATGTAAAAACAGATCTCATTAACACTCGTGACCGCTTGCTTTCATTCCTTGATAATGAGACTTCCGATGCACTTTCTTATCACTTTTGGAATAGTGGTGTAGTCATTCGAAACGATGAGACTTACGAAAAAGTAGAAGCAACAGACGATGGCGTAGTTATCCACCTTCAGTCTGGCAAAAAAATGCGTGCTGATTGCTTACTTTATGCTAATGGTAGAACAGGAAATACCGACAAGTTAAACCTTGAAGCTGTTGGGTTAACACCCGATTCTAGAGGCTCTTTAGGCATTAATAAAAAGTATCAAACCGAGGTAGAGCATATCTATGCTGTTGGTGACGTTATCGGTTACCCTAGCCTAGCGAGTGCGGCTTATGACCAAGGTCGCTTTGTTGCACAAAACATTGTTAAAGGAAAGGCAGATACCCACTTGATTGAAGATATTCCTACGGGAATCTATACCATTCCTGAAATCAGTTCAGTAGGTAAAACCGAACAAGAACTCACCGCAGCAAAAGTTCCCTATGAAGTAGGTCGCTCTTCCTTTAAACACTTAGCACGAGCTCAGATTGCAGGAAAAGATATTGGCAGTTTAAAAATTCTGTTCCATAGAGAAACAAAAGAGATACTGGGCATTCACTGTTTTGGAGAACGCGCTGCTGAAATAATCCATATTGGGCAAGCCATAATGGAACAAAAAGGTAAGGCGAATAACATTGAATATTTCGTCAATACCACCTTTAACTACCCAACAATGGCCGAGGCATATCGGGTCGCCGCTCTTAATGGATTGAACCGACTGTTCTAA
- a CDS encoding TonB-dependent receptor plug domain-containing protein, with product MNKSIIAAAVASLVSAPSLTFAQSSSDIETVVVTANRFEQPIQNTIAPVEVVTKEEIDAMQAKSMAEVLRRLPGIQISSNGGYGQSQSIYVRGSESNHVLVLVNGVRMGSATLGSSDLSAIPLTGIERIEYIRGSRAAVYGSDAVGGVINVITEYREGESLSEVSVGAGSDQYQVAKVSFAGEISNNLWGKFAGNIEQSDGFSSSSESTQSDDDGFKSKDIIAEIGGYVSTEWRLRANVFYHDGNVEFDYPETSEKDAVVSNYSASAEYLGDSLYSNLTAAFNSDKSETYNTGSDGVFQTDRTVLNWQNVYQHSEVYSFGGDRLVRK from the coding sequence ATGAACAAATCAATTATAGCAGCCGCAGTGGCATCGCTAGTTTCAGCTCCATCTCTAACTTTTGCTCAATCTTCTTCTGATATTGAAACCGTTGTTGTTACGGCTAACCGTTTTGAACAGCCAATCCAAAATACTATAGCGCCTGTGGAGGTTGTTACTAAAGAAGAAATCGACGCGATGCAAGCCAAGTCTATGGCTGAGGTATTACGAAGGTTGCCGGGTATACAGATTTCGAGTAATGGAGGTTACGGCCAATCGCAAAGTATTTATGTACGCGGATCAGAATCTAACCATGTATTGGTATTAGTTAATGGCGTTCGTATGGGCAGTGCGACTCTGGGTTCATCAGACCTTAGCGCGATTCCACTGACTGGAATTGAACGTATCGAGTATATTAGAGGTTCTCGGGCAGCAGTATATGGTTCAGATGCGGTTGGTGGCGTTATAAATGTAATTACAGAATATCGTGAAGGTGAATCACTAAGTGAAGTCTCTGTGGGGGCCGGTTCGGACCAATACCAAGTGGCTAAAGTCTCTTTTGCTGGTGAGATTTCAAATAATTTATGGGGAAAGTTCGCAGGAAACATCGAACAGTCTGATGGGTTTTCTTCAAGTAGTGAATCTACTCAAAGCGATGACGACGGCTTTAAAAGTAAAGATATAATTGCTGAAATTGGTGGATATGTAAGCACAGAATGGCGATTAAGAGCGAATGTATTTTATCACGATGGAAATGTTGAGTTTGACTACCCTGAAACATCGGAAAAAGATGCTGTTGTTTCTAATTATTCAGCTAGTGCAGAATACTTAGGAGATAGTTTGTATTCTAATCTAACTGCTGCGTTTAATAGCGATAAATCGGAAACGTACAACACTGGTAGTGACGGTGTTTTTCAAACAGATAGAACGGTACTGAACTGGCAGAATGTCTACCAACATAGTGAAGTATACTCGTTTGGGGGGGATAGATTGGTACGAAAATGA
- the fabR gene encoding HTH-type transcriptional repressor FabR, protein MGIRAQQKEKTRRSLIDAAFNQLRADRSFSNLSLREVAREAGIAPTSFYRHFKDMDELGLTLVDEGGLLLRQLMRQARQRIAKEGSVIRTSVETFMEFIDSSPNVFRLLLRERSGTSAEFRAAVAREMQHFVAEMTEYLLSTGMNREEASIQAEASVILVFSSGAEALDLNKSEREELTERLVMQLRMTAKGAYWYRKERERQNNRI, encoded by the coding sequence ATGGGAATTCGTGCACAACAAAAAGAAAAAACACGCCGATCATTAATTGATGCAGCATTCAACCAGCTTAGGGCAGATCGTAGCTTTTCAAATTTAAGTTTAAGAGAGGTCGCAAGAGAAGCTGGTATCGCGCCTACTTCATTTTATCGTCATTTCAAAGATATGGATGAATTAGGATTGACCTTGGTTGATGAAGGTGGCTTACTTCTTAGGCAACTAATGAGACAGGCCAGACAACGAATTGCTAAAGAAGGGAGTGTGATTAGAACCTCAGTAGAAACCTTTATGGAATTTATTGATAGCAGTCCTAACGTATTCAGATTGTTACTACGTGAACGCTCTGGTACTTCGGCAGAATTTAGGGCTGCGGTAGCAAGAGAGATGCAACATTTTGTTGCTGAAATGACAGAATATTTACTAAGTACTGGAATGAATAGAGAAGAAGCATCTATTCAAGCGGAAGCATCTGTAATCTTAGTGTTTAGTTCTGGCGCAGAAGCGTTGGATTTGAACAAAAGTGAGAGAGAAGAGCTGACTGAAAGGTTAGTGATGCAATTAAGAATGACCGCTAAGGGTGCGTATTGGTATAGAAAAGAGCGTGAAAGACAAAATAATAGGATATAG
- a CDS encoding YijD family membrane protein has translation MSNESNQTKSDSAKKTLLLAVIVGMCSNALLSALTITEVTFSIFPLIALALSVQMLYQDYLKNPISEELPLVGLACFFVGAFGYSAFVKAQYPEAGSNFFAIIVTLLLLLWVGKKLGFIAKSA, from the coding sequence ATGTCGAATGAATCTAATCAAACAAAAAGTGACTCTGCAAAAAAAACGCTGCTCCTTGCAGTAATAGTAGGGATGTGTAGCAATGCATTATTATCTGCGTTGACGATAACGGAAGTTACTTTCTCAATATTTCCATTGATAGCATTGGCACTTTCAGTGCAGATGCTCTACCAAGATTATCTTAAAAATCCGATTTCGGAAGAATTACCCCTTGTTGGATTAGCTTGTTTCTTTGTTGGCGCATTTGGTTATTCAGCCTTTGTTAAAGCGCAATACCCAGAAGCAGGGTCTAACTTTTTCGCTATTATAGTGACATTGTTGCTTCTATTATGGGTTGGGAAAAAGTTGGGCTTCATTGCCAAAAGTGCGTGA
- a CDS encoding RNA recognition motif domain-containing protein, with amino-acid sequence MNSKKFFFLIIALAVLGAAIFSQLTVDPAISFVIGVVASAFVLNFSCSTSSSATAAPKDKPSTTTLYVGNLPYKANETNVRQVFSEHGEVFAVRLMKDKRTGKRRGFGFVVVGSNDVDNVISALNDHDYMQRTLKVRIANDPKHPESESSQ; translated from the coding sequence ATGAATTCTAAAAAATTTTTCTTTTTAATAATCGCTCTCGCTGTACTTGGCGCAGCTATATTTTCTCAATTAACAGTTGATCCCGCTATATCTTTTGTAATTGGTGTAGTCGCATCAGCATTTGTACTTAACTTTTCTTGTTCTACCTCTTCTTCTGCTACTGCAGCACCGAAAGATAAACCATCTACAACAACACTGTATGTTGGCAATCTTCCATATAAAGCAAATGAAACCAATGTACGACAAGTATTTTCTGAACATGGTGAGGTATTTGCTGTTCGTCTCATGAAGGACAAGCGCACAGGTAAACGACGTGGCTTTGGCTTTGTTGTTGTTGGGAGTAATGATGTTGATAATGTTATTTCAGCGTTAAACGATCACGATTATATGCAGCGTACTTTGAAGGTACGAATTGCTAATGATCCTAAACATCCTGAGTCGGAATCCTCTCAATAG
- the trmA gene encoding tRNA (uridine(54)-C5)-methyltransferase TrmA, whose amino-acid sequence MANPEINSNRYHEQLEEKTNRLSQMFAEYDVPKLEVFESPEQNYRMRAEFRVWHEGDELYYIMFNQETREKYRVDQFPAASKTINDLMPLLLETIKDNDTLRRKLFQVDFLSTLSGELLVSLLYHRQLDESWTEKAKALKTLLNEKGFNLNIIGRARKMKIVLDRDYVIERLRVYDNTYIYQQVENSFTQPNGIVAQKMLEWAVDCTKESDGDLLELYCGNGNFSLALAQNFERVLATELAMPSVISAQYNIAANKIDNVQIIRMSAEDFTEAMEGKREFRRLKQANIDLKNFNCNTIFVDPPRSGMDQDTCKMVQGYERILYISCNPETLKENLEILSTTHRITRFALFDQFPYTHHMEAGVLLEKRK is encoded by the coding sequence ATGGCAAACCCTGAAATAAACTCTAATCGCTACCACGAACAGCTTGAAGAGAAGACGAATCGTCTCAGCCAAATGTTTGCTGAATATGATGTACCTAAGTTAGAAGTTTTTGAGTCTCCTGAACAGAATTATCGTATGAGAGCTGAATTTCGAGTTTGGCATGAAGGCGACGAGCTCTACTACATAATGTTTAATCAAGAAACTCGAGAAAAATATCGAGTTGACCAATTCCCCGCAGCCAGCAAAACCATTAACGACTTAATGCCTCTTCTATTAGAGACGATAAAAGATAATGACACGCTTAGGAGAAAACTATTTCAAGTCGATTTTTTATCTACTTTAAGCGGTGAATTATTAGTTTCTTTGCTATACCACCGTCAGTTGGATGAAAGTTGGACTGAAAAAGCCAAAGCATTAAAAACATTGCTTAATGAGAAAGGCTTCAATCTCAACATAATCGGACGCGCTAGAAAAATGAAAATAGTGCTCGATCGTGATTATGTAATAGAAAGGCTCCGCGTGTACGATAATACCTATATTTATCAACAAGTAGAAAATAGCTTTACTCAACCAAATGGTATAGTTGCACAAAAGATGTTGGAGTGGGCAGTTGATTGTACCAAAGAGAGTGATGGCGATTTATTGGAGCTTTATTGCGGAAATGGTAATTTTTCGTTAGCCCTCGCACAAAACTTTGAACGCGTACTCGCGACCGAACTTGCTATGCCTTCGGTAATTTCTGCACAATATAATATTGCAGCGAATAAAATAGATAATGTTCAGATTATCCGTATGTCTGCGGAAGATTTCACTGAGGCAATGGAAGGAAAGCGAGAATTTCGTCGTTTAAAACAAGCTAATATCGACCTTAAAAACTTTAACTGCAATACCATTTTTGTAGACCCTCCAAGATCTGGAATGGACCAGGATACTTGTAAAATGGTCCAAGGTTACGAAAGGATTTTATATATATCCTGTAACCCCGAGACACTTAAAGAAAATCTTGAGATATTATCAACGACGCACAGAATTACTAGGTTCGCTCTATTTGATCAGTTCCCTTATACACACCATATGGAGGCAGGTGTCCTATTGGAAAAACGAAAATAA